In the Festucalex cinctus isolate MCC-2025b chromosome 10, RoL_Fcin_1.0, whole genome shotgun sequence genome, one interval contains:
- the tie1 gene encoding tyrosine-protein kinase receptor Tie-1 isoform X2 — protein MKIVFLWLLCIVDLSDAVIDITMISTAEVIQVNRFSISCINGERNPAHVELDIKRDNKILIFPKMPNFKLHKARNKKIVAREFRELDHIGIFYCESAQEVPPLETVTMINNFGRANFVPTHLTLTANKGETVHLSMVLLSSQKRDVTWKYNGNYYYMTHWNDMVNRTAVLTVENAALANQGIYSASYVGDSPLQGAWMRLIVRACPNKKWGPDCDKDCPECLNGGVCHDLDGDCICPPGFMGTRCETACREGMFGRNCQESCSSELDCKGLRFCLPDPYGCSCGSGWHGNRCEKACHNDMYGPDCRLSCRCQNGGACNRFSGCQCPTGWRGPNCEKSDQAPEILDLDSNLEWNLNSSPKIYCSATGNPLPSHNSIELRKLDSTVLKASHTVMDSNKSIAMFEIPRLSAEQGGLWECRVSTNGGQDTRKFNLTIKEPPVPTTAPILLEKRSKQLLVMPMDCHKGDGPIVSTTLLYKPVENGDSWSSIIVYSDKEPITLMNLEPSTRYRVRVQLTRPGAGGEGAPGPEAIMETDCPGPSPPRNVQALPLSLSAIQLRWQPPEDVNGGVMKYVIEYQPVGQGNPHIWLDTDDGNKTTKDVTALNGSTHYQFRVRAFSKVPGEWSKFVQAVTHGDGLESLTPTTQGVAWRPAGDNYQLLLAVVISVAVTCAAILVALVVFFLIRKNLANRRRTFTYQSGSGEETILQFNSGTLTLTRRPKPIPEPLTYPILEWEDIKFEDVIGEGNFGQVIKAMIKKDGNKMSAAIKMLKEFASENDHRDFAGELEVLCKLGQHPNIINLIGACENRGYLYIAIEYAPYGNLLDFLRKSRVLETDPAFAKEHGTASTLTSQQLLQFAVDVATGMHYLSDKQFIHRDLAARNVLVGDNLVAKIADFGLSRGEEVYVKKTMGRLPVRWMAIESLNYSVYTTKSDVWSFGILLWEIVSLGGTPYCGMTCAELYEKLPQGYRMEKPKNCDDEVYELMKQCWRDRPYERPPFSQVSVQLNRMQEARKAYVNMALFENFTYAGIDATAEEA, from the exons ATGAAGATCGTGTTCCTGTGGTTGTTGTGCATCGTGGATCTGTCAG ATGCTGTAATTGACATAACAATGATATCCACAGCAGAGGTTATCCAAGTGAATCGCTTCTCCATCTCATGTATTAATGGAGAGCGCAACCCTGCACACGTGGAATTGGATATTAAGAGAGACAACAAAATCCTCATCTTCCCAAAGATGCCAAATTTCAAGCTGCATAAGGCGCGAAACAAGAAAATCGTGGCCAGAGAGTTCCGAGAACTGGATCACATTGGCATATTTTACTGTGAATCAGCTCAGGAAGTTCCTCCGCTTGAGACGGTCACAATGATCAACAACTTCGGCAGAG CAAATTTTGTCCCAACTCACCTGACATTGACTGCTAACAAAGGCGAAACAGTTCACCTCAGCATGGTGCTACTGAGTTCCCAAAAGAGGGATGTGACCTGGAAGTATAACG GAAATTACTATTACATGACTCACTGGAACGACATGGTGAACCGCACCGCTGTGTTGACAGTGGAGAATGCAGCTTTGGCCAATCAAGGCATCTACAGTGCCAGCTATGTGGGGGACAGTCCTCTTCAGGGGGCCTGGATGAGACTCATTGTCAGAG cttgCCCAAATAAGAAATGGGGTCCTGACTGTGACAAAGACTGCCCAGAATGCCTCAATGGTGGAGTGTGTCATGATTTGGATGGAGACTGTATCTGCCCTCCTGGATTCATGGGAACGCGTTGTGAGACAG CCTGCAGAGAAGGAATGTTTGGCCGAAACTGCCAAGAGTCCTGCAGCTCGGAGCTGGACTGCAAGGGGCTGCGGTTCTGCTTACCAGACCCTTATGGTTGTTCTTGTGGTAGTGGCTGGCATGGGAACCGATGTGAGAAGG CATGCCATAATGACATGTATGGACCAGACTGCAGGCTAAGCTGTAGATGTCAGAATGGAGGCGCGTGCAATCGCTTTAGTGGGTGCCAGTGTCCCACAGGATGGAGGGGACCAAACTGTGAAAAATCTG ACCAGGCCCCAGAGATATTGGATTTGGATAGTAATTTGGAGTGGAATCTCAATTCCAGTCCAAAGATCTATTGTTCAGCCACAGGCAATCCACTGCCCAGTCATAACAGCATTGAGCTCCGAAAGTTGGACAGCACCGTGCTGAAG GCATCACACACTGTCATGGATTCTAATAAAAGTATAGCCATGTTCGAGATTCCACGTCTGAGTGCTGAACAAGGAGGATTATGGGAGTGCAGGGTGTCAACCAACGGAGGCCAGGACACCCGTAAATTCAATCTTACCATTAAAG AACCACCAGTGCCCACCACTGCTCCCATACTGCTGGAAAAGAGGAGCAAGCAGCTACTTGTGATGCCAATGGACTGCCACAAAGGAGACGGGCCCATTGTGTCCACCACACTCCTCTACAAGCCTGTGGAGAATGGAGATTCTTGGTCCTCCATTATCG TGTATAGTGACAAAGAGCCAATCACACTGATGAACTTGGAGCCTTCAACACGCTACCGTGTGCGCGTCCAGCTGACTCGCCCTGGGGCGGGAGGAGAAGGGGCTCCAGGTCCAGAGGCCATCATGGAGACTGATTGTCCTG GTCCATCACCCCCACGTAACGTCCAGGCTCTTCCCCTGTCCCTGTCAGCCATCCAATTGAGGTGGCAGCCCCCCGAGGATGTTAATGGAGGCGTCATGAAATATGTCATTGAGTACCAGCCAGTTGGCCAGGGGAATCCACACATTTGGCTCGACACAGACGATGGGAACAAGACCACAAAAGACGTTACGGCGCTCAACGGCAGCACACACTACCAGTTCAGAGTGAGGGCTTTTTCCAAGGTGCCAGGAGAGTGGAGCAAGTTTGTTCAAGCCGTTACACACGGAGATG gcctggaAAGTTTAACACCGACCACCCAGGGTGTGGCTTGGAGACCTGCAGGGGACAACTACCAGCTGTTGTTGGCAGTGGTGATCTCCGTGGCGGTCACATGTGCGGCCATCCTGGTGGCACTGGTTGTATTTTTCTTAATCCGTAAAAATCTAGCCAACCGACGTCGCACATTCACCTACCAGTCTGGATCG GGTGAGGAAACAATTCTGCAGTTTAACTCTGGAACTCTGACCCTAACCCGAAGGCCCAAGCCCATCCCAGAACCCCTTACTTATCCAATCCTGGAATGGGAAGACATTAAGTTTGAGGACGTCATCGGTGAGGGCAACTTTGGACAG GTAATCAAAGCCATGATCAAGAAGGATGGCAACAAGATGAGCGCAGCCATAAAAATGCTGAAAG AATTTGCCTCCGAAAATGACCACCGAGATTTTGCAGGGGAGCTGGAAGTGCTGTGTAAACTCGGCCAGCATCCAAACATCATCAACTTGATTGGAGCTTGTGAGAACAGAG GTTACCTGTATATCGCCATAGAATATGCTCCCTATGGTAACCTTCTGGACTTCTTGCGAAAGAGTCGTGTCTTGGAGACTGATCCTGCCTTTGCCAAAGAGCATGGCACCGCCTCGACGCTCACCTCCCAGCAGCTACTGCAGTTTGCTGTTGATGTGGCGACTGGGATGCATTACCTCAGTGACAAACAG TTTATTCACAGAGATTTAGCTGCCAGAAATGTTCTTGTTGGTGACAACCTTGTGGCAAAGATTGCAGACTTTGGTCTGTCCCGTGGTGAGGAGGTTTATGTCAAGAAGACAATG GGTCGGTTGCCTGTTCGCTGGATGGCCATTGAGTCTCTGAACTACAGTGTGTACACAACCAAGAGTGATGT GTGGTCTTTTGGAATTCTCCTTTGGGAAATTGTAAGCCTAG GTGGCACGCCATACTGTGGTATGACATGTGCTGAGCTTTATGAAAAACTACCACAAGGCTACAGGATGGAGAAGCCCAAGAATTGTGACGATGAAGT GTATGAGCTGATGAAACAGTGCTGGAGGGATCGGCCATATGAAAGACCCCCGTTCTCTCAAGTCTCGGTGCAGCTCAACAGGATGCAAGAGGCCAGGAAG gcctaCGTGAACATGGCGCTTTTCGAGAACTTTACTTACGCTGGAATAGACGCCACTGCGGAGGAGGCCTGA
- the tie1 gene encoding tyrosine-protein kinase receptor Tie-1 isoform X1 — protein MKIVFLWLLCIVDLSDAVIDITMISTAEVIQVNRFSISCINGERNPAHVELDIKRDNKILIFPKMPNFKLHKARNKKIVAREFRELDHIGIFYCESAQEVPPLETVTMINNFGRANFVPTHLTLTANKGETVHLSMVLLSSQKRDVTWKYNGNYYYMTHWNDMVNRTAVLTVENAALANQGIYSASYVGDSPLQGAWMRLIVRACPNKKWGPDCDKDCPECLNGGVCHDLDGDCICPPGFMGTRCETACREGMFGRNCQESCSSELDCKGLRFCLPDPYGCSCGSGWHGNRCEKACHNDMYGPDCRLSCRCQNGGACNRFSGCQCPTGWRGPNCEKSDQAPEILDLDSNLEWNLNSSPKIYCSATGNPLPSHNSIELRKLDSTVLKASHTVMDSNKSIAMFEIPRLSAEQGGLWECRVSTNGGQDTRKFNLTIKEPPVPTTAPILLEKRSKQLLVMPMDCHKGDGPIVSTTLLYKPVENGDSWSSIIVYSDKEPITLMNLEPSTRYRVRVQLTRPGAGGEGAPGPEAIMETDCPEPTVQPEIDISLVEGRNVTVRWRLPSNSGINVDTASGFLVQLFGPPPHSEKLLEETTLLNVLSKKFYNMEYQQDYTVVVRLINCGSQGPPSKPYHIRINSQGPSPPRNVQALPLSLSAIQLRWQPPEDVNGGVMKYVIEYQPVGQGNPHIWLDTDDGNKTTKDVTALNGSTHYQFRVRAFSKVPGEWSKFVQAVTHGDGLESLTPTTQGVAWRPAGDNYQLLLAVVISVAVTCAAILVALVVFFLIRKNLANRRRTFTYQSGSGEETILQFNSGTLTLTRRPKPIPEPLTYPILEWEDIKFEDVIGEGNFGQVIKAMIKKDGNKMSAAIKMLKEFASENDHRDFAGELEVLCKLGQHPNIINLIGACENRGYLYIAIEYAPYGNLLDFLRKSRVLETDPAFAKEHGTASTLTSQQLLQFAVDVATGMHYLSDKQFIHRDLAARNVLVGDNLVAKIADFGLSRGEEVYVKKTMGRLPVRWMAIESLNYSVYTTKSDVWSFGILLWEIVSLGGTPYCGMTCAELYEKLPQGYRMEKPKNCDDEVYELMKQCWRDRPYERPPFSQVSVQLNRMQEARKAYVNMALFENFTYAGIDATAEEA, from the exons ATGAAGATCGTGTTCCTGTGGTTGTTGTGCATCGTGGATCTGTCAG ATGCTGTAATTGACATAACAATGATATCCACAGCAGAGGTTATCCAAGTGAATCGCTTCTCCATCTCATGTATTAATGGAGAGCGCAACCCTGCACACGTGGAATTGGATATTAAGAGAGACAACAAAATCCTCATCTTCCCAAAGATGCCAAATTTCAAGCTGCATAAGGCGCGAAACAAGAAAATCGTGGCCAGAGAGTTCCGAGAACTGGATCACATTGGCATATTTTACTGTGAATCAGCTCAGGAAGTTCCTCCGCTTGAGACGGTCACAATGATCAACAACTTCGGCAGAG CAAATTTTGTCCCAACTCACCTGACATTGACTGCTAACAAAGGCGAAACAGTTCACCTCAGCATGGTGCTACTGAGTTCCCAAAAGAGGGATGTGACCTGGAAGTATAACG GAAATTACTATTACATGACTCACTGGAACGACATGGTGAACCGCACCGCTGTGTTGACAGTGGAGAATGCAGCTTTGGCCAATCAAGGCATCTACAGTGCCAGCTATGTGGGGGACAGTCCTCTTCAGGGGGCCTGGATGAGACTCATTGTCAGAG cttgCCCAAATAAGAAATGGGGTCCTGACTGTGACAAAGACTGCCCAGAATGCCTCAATGGTGGAGTGTGTCATGATTTGGATGGAGACTGTATCTGCCCTCCTGGATTCATGGGAACGCGTTGTGAGACAG CCTGCAGAGAAGGAATGTTTGGCCGAAACTGCCAAGAGTCCTGCAGCTCGGAGCTGGACTGCAAGGGGCTGCGGTTCTGCTTACCAGACCCTTATGGTTGTTCTTGTGGTAGTGGCTGGCATGGGAACCGATGTGAGAAGG CATGCCATAATGACATGTATGGACCAGACTGCAGGCTAAGCTGTAGATGTCAGAATGGAGGCGCGTGCAATCGCTTTAGTGGGTGCCAGTGTCCCACAGGATGGAGGGGACCAAACTGTGAAAAATCTG ACCAGGCCCCAGAGATATTGGATTTGGATAGTAATTTGGAGTGGAATCTCAATTCCAGTCCAAAGATCTATTGTTCAGCCACAGGCAATCCACTGCCCAGTCATAACAGCATTGAGCTCCGAAAGTTGGACAGCACCGTGCTGAAG GCATCACACACTGTCATGGATTCTAATAAAAGTATAGCCATGTTCGAGATTCCACGTCTGAGTGCTGAACAAGGAGGATTATGGGAGTGCAGGGTGTCAACCAACGGAGGCCAGGACACCCGTAAATTCAATCTTACCATTAAAG AACCACCAGTGCCCACCACTGCTCCCATACTGCTGGAAAAGAGGAGCAAGCAGCTACTTGTGATGCCAATGGACTGCCACAAAGGAGACGGGCCCATTGTGTCCACCACACTCCTCTACAAGCCTGTGGAGAATGGAGATTCTTGGTCCTCCATTATCG TGTATAGTGACAAAGAGCCAATCACACTGATGAACTTGGAGCCTTCAACACGCTACCGTGTGCGCGTCCAGCTGACTCGCCCTGGGGCGGGAGGAGAAGGGGCTCCAGGTCCAGAGGCCATCATGGAGACTGATTGTCCTG AGCCCACAGTTCAACCTGAGATTGACATCAGCTTGGTGGAAGGTCGCAATGTGACTGTGCGATGGCGACTGCCCAGCAACAGTGGCATTAATGTCGACACAGCCAGTGGCTTTTTAGTGCAGCTCTTCGGGCCGCCGCCCCACAGTGAGAAACTCCTGGAGGAGACCACCCTGTTAAATGTTCTGTCCAAAAAATTCTACAACATGGAGTATCAACAAGACTACACGGTGGTGGTGCGCCTCATCAACTGTGGCAGCCAGGGGCCTCCTTCCAAACCCTACCACATCCGCATCAACAGCCAGG GTCCATCACCCCCACGTAACGTCCAGGCTCTTCCCCTGTCCCTGTCAGCCATCCAATTGAGGTGGCAGCCCCCCGAGGATGTTAATGGAGGCGTCATGAAATATGTCATTGAGTACCAGCCAGTTGGCCAGGGGAATCCACACATTTGGCTCGACACAGACGATGGGAACAAGACCACAAAAGACGTTACGGCGCTCAACGGCAGCACACACTACCAGTTCAGAGTGAGGGCTTTTTCCAAGGTGCCAGGAGAGTGGAGCAAGTTTGTTCAAGCCGTTACACACGGAGATG gcctggaAAGTTTAACACCGACCACCCAGGGTGTGGCTTGGAGACCTGCAGGGGACAACTACCAGCTGTTGTTGGCAGTGGTGATCTCCGTGGCGGTCACATGTGCGGCCATCCTGGTGGCACTGGTTGTATTTTTCTTAATCCGTAAAAATCTAGCCAACCGACGTCGCACATTCACCTACCAGTCTGGATCG GGTGAGGAAACAATTCTGCAGTTTAACTCTGGAACTCTGACCCTAACCCGAAGGCCCAAGCCCATCCCAGAACCCCTTACTTATCCAATCCTGGAATGGGAAGACATTAAGTTTGAGGACGTCATCGGTGAGGGCAACTTTGGACAG GTAATCAAAGCCATGATCAAGAAGGATGGCAACAAGATGAGCGCAGCCATAAAAATGCTGAAAG AATTTGCCTCCGAAAATGACCACCGAGATTTTGCAGGGGAGCTGGAAGTGCTGTGTAAACTCGGCCAGCATCCAAACATCATCAACTTGATTGGAGCTTGTGAGAACAGAG GTTACCTGTATATCGCCATAGAATATGCTCCCTATGGTAACCTTCTGGACTTCTTGCGAAAGAGTCGTGTCTTGGAGACTGATCCTGCCTTTGCCAAAGAGCATGGCACCGCCTCGACGCTCACCTCCCAGCAGCTACTGCAGTTTGCTGTTGATGTGGCGACTGGGATGCATTACCTCAGTGACAAACAG TTTATTCACAGAGATTTAGCTGCCAGAAATGTTCTTGTTGGTGACAACCTTGTGGCAAAGATTGCAGACTTTGGTCTGTCCCGTGGTGAGGAGGTTTATGTCAAGAAGACAATG GGTCGGTTGCCTGTTCGCTGGATGGCCATTGAGTCTCTGAACTACAGTGTGTACACAACCAAGAGTGATGT GTGGTCTTTTGGAATTCTCCTTTGGGAAATTGTAAGCCTAG GTGGCACGCCATACTGTGGTATGACATGTGCTGAGCTTTATGAAAAACTACCACAAGGCTACAGGATGGAGAAGCCCAAGAATTGTGACGATGAAGT GTATGAGCTGATGAAACAGTGCTGGAGGGATCGGCCATATGAAAGACCCCCGTTCTCTCAAGTCTCGGTGCAGCTCAACAGGATGCAAGAGGCCAGGAAG gcctaCGTGAACATGGCGCTTTTCGAGAACTTTACTTACGCTGGAATAGACGCCACTGCGGAGGAGGCCTGA